One segment of Streptosporangium brasiliense DNA contains the following:
- a CDS encoding helix-turn-helix transcriptional regulator: MDRRPDNRDQIRGFLATRRAKLAPEQVGLPTSGRRRVPGLRREEVAVLAGVSTEWYTRLEKGHISGVSEEVLEAVAQALQLDQDERTYLFDLARAARPTRRAPSRRKDVQVPPRVQWLLDSMTMSSAFVRNGRQDIVAGNALARALHAPVFDSPTTAQHGRANIARYIFLDPGSKQFFVDWDEAAVATAALLRAEAGREPHDRALRELVGELSTLSTEFRGRWAAHDVRIRHDGTKRLWHPEVGGLELTYQSLDLPVSNRTVYDLTIYTAEPGTAFEDRLTLLASLAATQPEETHSTDQPR, encoded by the coding sequence ATGGACCGCCGACCCGACAACCGCGACCAGATCCGGGGCTTCCTCGCCACCCGGCGCGCGAAGCTCGCACCGGAGCAGGTCGGGCTGCCCACCAGCGGTCGGCGCCGGGTCCCCGGGCTGCGCCGCGAGGAGGTCGCGGTGCTGGCCGGAGTGAGCACCGAGTGGTACACCCGGCTGGAAAAGGGCCACATCAGCGGCGTGTCCGAGGAGGTGCTCGAGGCTGTCGCTCAGGCACTGCAACTGGACCAGGACGAACGCACCTACCTGTTCGACCTGGCCCGCGCCGCCCGGCCCACCCGCCGCGCCCCCTCCCGGCGCAAGGACGTCCAGGTCCCGCCCCGTGTCCAGTGGCTGTTGGACTCCATGACGATGTCTTCGGCGTTCGTGCGCAACGGTCGCCAGGACATCGTCGCCGGCAACGCGCTGGCCCGCGCCCTGCACGCACCGGTCTTCGACAGCCCCACCACCGCGCAGCACGGCCGTGCCAACATCGCCCGCTACATCTTCCTCGACCCGGGCTCCAAGCAGTTCTTCGTCGACTGGGACGAGGCCGCCGTCGCCACTGCCGCACTGCTGCGCGCCGAGGCCGGACGCGAGCCCCACGACCGGGCCCTGCGCGAACTCGTCGGCGAACTGTCCACACTCAGCACCGAGTTCCGCGGCCGGTGGGCCGCCCACGACGTCCGCATCCGCCACGACGGCACCAAGCGGCTATGGCACCCAGAGGTCGGCGGCCTGGAGCTGACCTACCAGTCCCTCGACCTGCCCGTGTCCAACCGGACGGTGTACGACCTCACCATCTACACCGCCGAACCGGGCACCGCCTTCGAAGACCGCCTCACACTCCTCGCCAGCCTGGCAGCCACCCAGCCCGAGGAGACACACTCCACCGACCAGCCGCGCTGA
- a CDS encoding class I SAM-dependent methyltransferase: MIGMSDRALSFGVMAEAYERFRPGYPVELFDMVMAYAAQPVRTALEIGAGTGKATRLFAQRGVTVTATEPDGAMLAELRKHVPADVTTVQAAFEDLRPGERYGLVYAAAALHWTDPQDRWSRMAALLEPGGVFASFGGPIQLADPAVQEAVRAARSPFLASDEVPSPDGTPPENDMQWPGTELQRSRWFTDVQQSVVERRLTLSARDYIGHLSTVSAYLVLPALEQEQVFSRIMQVLPETVELAADITVHVARRRHKR; the protein is encoded by the coding sequence ATGATCGGCATGTCTGATCGCGCACTGAGTTTCGGAGTGATGGCCGAAGCGTACGAACGGTTCCGGCCGGGGTATCCCGTGGAGCTTTTCGACATGGTGATGGCGTACGCGGCACAGCCGGTGCGGACTGCCCTCGAAATCGGCGCCGGGACCGGCAAAGCAACCCGCCTGTTCGCTCAACGAGGGGTCACGGTCACCGCGACCGAGCCCGATGGGGCCATGCTCGCCGAGCTGCGCAAGCACGTGCCGGCAGACGTCACAACCGTGCAAGCCGCGTTCGAGGACCTGCGACCGGGCGAGAGGTACGGGCTGGTCTATGCGGCAGCGGCGTTGCATTGGACCGACCCGCAGGATCGGTGGTCACGCATGGCCGCGCTACTTGAGCCGGGTGGCGTGTTCGCCTCGTTCGGCGGGCCGATCCAACTGGCTGACCCGGCTGTGCAGGAAGCTGTCCGCGCGGCGCGGTCGCCGTTCCTGGCGAGCGACGAGGTCCCCTCTCCCGACGGGACGCCTCCGGAGAACGACATGCAGTGGCCGGGGACGGAACTCCAGCGCTCGCGGTGGTTCACCGATGTCCAGCAGTCCGTGGTCGAGCGGCGCTTGACCCTGAGTGCCCGCGACTACATCGGCCATCTCTCGACCGTCTCGGCTTATCTCGTACTGCCGGCCTTGGAGCAGGAGCAGGTGTTCAGCCGGATCATGCAGGTCCTGCCTGAGACGGTCGAGCTTGCCGCCGACATCACCGTCCATGTCGCGCGCCGGCGCCACAAGCGGTAG
- a CDS encoding winged helix-turn-helix transcriptional regulator, whose translation MEPRSGCPINAAVEVLGDRWSLLVLRDVIFGDRRHFRALLTGSIEGIASNILADRLVRLVEAGILTRGTAARGQRARYSLTEAGIQTLPIIYALGNWGLDWRPGSEELRSRQQLMRDEGPAFVEELMDELRVRHLGAPPKPHDGPGPFERLDAAYAAAAEQENADQR comes from the coding sequence GTGGAACCACGGTCCGGGTGTCCGATCAACGCCGCCGTCGAGGTGCTCGGAGATCGCTGGTCGTTGCTCGTGCTGCGCGACGTCATCTTCGGCGACCGCCGCCACTTTCGGGCGCTGCTCACCGGGTCGATCGAGGGCATCGCCTCGAACATCCTCGCCGACCGCCTCGTGCGGCTCGTCGAGGCCGGGATCCTCACCCGCGGCACCGCCGCGCGGGGGCAGCGCGCTCGCTACAGCCTCACTGAAGCCGGCATCCAGACTCTTCCGATCATCTACGCCCTCGGCAACTGGGGCCTCGACTGGCGCCCGGGCAGCGAGGAGCTCCGGAGCCGGCAGCAGCTCATGCGTGATGAGGGTCCGGCGTTCGTCGAGGAGCTCATGGACGAGCTTCGCGTCCGTCACCTCGGCGCCCCGCCGAAGCCGCACGACGGTCCAGGCCCGTTCGAGCGCCTCGACGCCGCCTACGCCGCGGCCGCCGAGCAAGAAAACGCCGATCAACGGTGA
- a CDS encoding dihydrofolate reductase family protein produces MQSLLEEELMGRFVYSMQVSLDLRIEQVPGDNGAGEWLRIGKELHREANAQTQALALMVHGRVYYEAMEEYWPRAREDASLPDVMREYGEIWTAKPKVLISRTRRSADHNTRIIGGDDAIEQLAALRAETDGSTSVGGAALATQLLRAGLLDELLLFTHPAILGFGRPLFDDYDLPIDLDLLEQRSFEQGVTMHRYAIRDAKEASSC; encoded by the coding sequence ATGCAATCACTTTTGGAAGAGGAGTTGATGGGCCGCTTCGTCTACTCGATGCAGGTATCCCTCGACCTGCGCATCGAGCAAGTCCCGGGGGACAACGGTGCCGGCGAGTGGCTGCGCATCGGCAAGGAACTGCACCGCGAGGCCAACGCGCAGACGCAGGCGCTCGCCCTCATGGTCCACGGCCGGGTCTACTACGAGGCCATGGAGGAATACTGGCCACGGGCGCGCGAGGACGCGTCGCTGCCGGATGTCATGCGTGAGTACGGCGAGATCTGGACCGCCAAGCCCAAGGTGCTCATCTCCCGCACGCGCCGCAGCGCCGATCACAACACCCGGATCATCGGTGGAGACGACGCGATCGAGCAGCTCGCCGCCCTGCGGGCCGAGACCGACGGCAGCACCAGTGTGGGCGGCGCGGCGCTCGCGACGCAGCTGCTCCGGGCGGGGCTTCTTGACGAGTTGCTGCTCTTCACCCATCCCGCGATCCTCGGCTTCGGCAGGCCGCTGTTCGACGACTACGACCTGCCGATCGATCTCGACCTGCTGGAGCAGCGATCGTTCGAGCAGGGCGTCACGATGCATCGCTACGCCATCCGGGACGCAAAGGAGGCGAGCTCGTGCTGA
- a CDS encoding MBL fold metallo-hydrolase, whose translation MLRQVAEGVWVHESEFVQSNAVAVLGRAGVLLIDPGVTGSEIGCLANDLRELGQPVVAGFSTHPDWDHLLWHARLGEVPRYGTARCAATVRDQLSDAGAKARIAAHLLETEIAGQVPLDLLGLITGLPAETAQIPWDGPGVRIIEHQAHAPGHAALLIEERGVLVAGDMLSDVLIPMLDLDGTADPIEDHLAALRLLEGVAGGVDVVVPGHGSVGGSDQIQARIEQDRAYVLALRNGQVPADSRVGPSAKPGWEWVSDVHEGQLQRLAQRSEHDGAPR comes from the coding sequence GTGCTGAGGCAGGTCGCGGAGGGTGTGTGGGTCCACGAGAGCGAGTTCGTGCAGAGCAACGCCGTTGCGGTGCTGGGCCGGGCCGGTGTGCTGCTCATCGACCCCGGGGTGACCGGCTCCGAGATCGGCTGCCTCGCGAACGACCTTCGCGAGTTGGGTCAGCCCGTTGTGGCAGGGTTTTCCACGCATCCGGACTGGGATCACCTGCTCTGGCACGCCCGGCTCGGTGAGGTGCCCCGTTACGGTACGGCGCGCTGCGCGGCCACTGTCCGAGATCAGCTGTCGGACGCAGGTGCGAAGGCCCGCATCGCCGCCCACCTGCTGGAGACGGAAATCGCCGGGCAGGTACCGCTGGACCTGCTCGGCCTCATCACCGGCCTGCCCGCCGAAACCGCGCAGATTCCTTGGGACGGCCCCGGGGTCCGGATCATCGAGCATCAAGCGCATGCCCCGGGCCATGCGGCGCTGTTGATCGAGGAACGCGGGGTTCTCGTCGCCGGCGACATGCTTTCTGATGTCTTGATCCCGATGCTCGACCTGGACGGCACCGCTGACCCGATCGAGGACCACCTCGCCGCCCTGCGGCTGCTGGAGGGCGTGGCGGGCGGCGTTGATGTCGTCGTCCCGGGCCACGGTTCCGTCGGCGGATCCGACCAGATACAGGCACGGATCGAACAGGATCGGGCGTACGTACTCGCGTTGCGGAACGGCCAAGTCCCCGCCGACTCACGGGTCGGCCCATCGGCCAAGCCTGGCTGGGAGTGGGTGAGCGACGTGCACGAAGGGCAACTCCAACGCCTCGCCCAGAGAAGCGAGCACGACGGGGCGCCCCGCTAG
- a CDS encoding TetR/AcrR family transcriptional regulator: MVDRSTQARPVGRKDARRNYERLLTTARTAFAEHGVGASLNDIARTAGVGNVTLYRHFPTRQALLEALLGESLRGLQARSDELLASPSPRQALATWMTAAVEHAMAYRGLVDALVDSLADPTSELHATCQAVKAAGAQLLARAQHTGTIRPDIDASALFSLIASVAWAAERTPAHRDQLLAVMFDGLHRRVDEPTQPCWSNEV, encoded by the coding sequence GTGGTGGATCGATCAACGCAGGCCCGGCCCGTAGGGCGCAAAGATGCGCGACGCAATTACGAGCGGCTCTTGACGACCGCCCGGACGGCTTTCGCCGAGCACGGCGTTGGCGCCTCCTTGAACGACATCGCGCGCACCGCCGGCGTCGGCAACGTGACCCTCTACCGGCACTTCCCGACCCGCCAGGCACTACTGGAGGCATTGCTGGGCGAAAGCCTGCGCGGCCTGCAAGCCCGCTCAGACGAGCTGCTCGCCTCCCCCTCCCCGCGCCAGGCCCTGGCCACCTGGATGACGGCCGCGGTCGAGCACGCCATGGCCTATCGCGGCCTGGTCGACGCCCTCGTCGACAGCCTCGCCGACCCCACATCCGAACTCCACGCCACCTGCCAAGCCGTCAAGGCCGCCGGGGCGCAACTACTGGCCAGAGCCCAGCACACAGGGACGATCCGACCCGATATTGACGCTTCCGCCCTTTTTTCTCTGATCGCTTCAGTCGCCTGGGCGGCGGAGCGGACCCCCGCACATCGTGATCAGCTTCTGGCCGTCATGTTCGACGGGCTCCACCGCCGGGTGGATGAGCCGACCCAACCCTGCTGGTCCAATGAGGTGTGA
- a CDS encoding MFS transporter, with product MTEHSTHVARAGSGPAGAARQQRHPGLVLAIVLICQTMFILDTNVVNIALPDIQHDLGFSAAGLSWVLNAYMLAFGGLLLLGGRVGDIVGQRRALIGGVVIFTVASLAGGLATSAGMLLAARAGQGIGAAIAAPTVLALITVGFPDPARRARALGAYAAVSGSGAAIGLIAGGMLTDWISWRWVLFINVPIGIVLLILAPLFITETDRHPGRFDLAGSLTSTLGMTALVYGFIRAAEQGFGDVVTLGALGVAAVLLVLFVAVESRARQPIVPLRLFADRNRAGGYVVLLFVLAAGNGMFFFLTQFLQQVRGYSPLQAGFAFVPLALVILASSGVAARLLPRLGAKTLIAVGAGAISLALLWMTQLTPRTDYATALLGPMMIAGLGMGTLLVGATTVLSSGIRAEDAGAASGLLNVMQQIGGALGLAILVTVFGAATRASRGPAHQVLTEGVTAAFTVAAVFTAGAVLLALTMKNRPAPTAESESAAAEELTR from the coding sequence ATGACCGAGCACAGCACGCACGTGGCGAGAGCGGGATCCGGGCCCGCCGGTGCCGCCCGACAGCAGCGCCACCCCGGCTTGGTGCTCGCCATCGTGCTGATCTGTCAGACGATGTTCATCCTGGACACCAACGTGGTGAACATCGCCCTCCCCGACATCCAGCACGACCTCGGCTTCTCTGCGGCCGGCCTGTCCTGGGTGCTCAATGCCTACATGCTGGCCTTCGGAGGTCTGCTGCTGCTCGGCGGTCGCGTGGGCGACATCGTCGGCCAACGGCGGGCGCTCATCGGCGGGGTGGTCATCTTCACCGTCGCCTCACTGGCCGGAGGGCTGGCCACATCGGCTGGGATGCTGCTGGCGGCCCGTGCCGGTCAGGGGATCGGCGCCGCCATTGCCGCGCCGACCGTGCTCGCCCTCATCACCGTAGGCTTTCCGGACCCTGCGCGCAGGGCGCGGGCACTGGGGGCATACGCGGCAGTCTCCGGTTCCGGCGCCGCGATCGGCCTCATCGCCGGCGGCATGCTCACCGACTGGATCTCCTGGCGGTGGGTGCTGTTCATCAACGTGCCGATCGGCATCGTCCTGCTGATCCTGGCCCCGCTGTTCATCACCGAGACCGACCGCCACCCGGGCCGCTTCGATCTGGCCGGTTCGCTGACCTCGACGCTTGGCATGACCGCGCTCGTCTACGGCTTCATCCGCGCCGCTGAGCAGGGCTTTGGCGACGTGGTCACGCTCGGCGCGCTCGGCGTGGCCGCCGTCCTGCTGGTCCTGTTCGTGGCCGTCGAGTCCCGTGCCCGGCAGCCGATCGTCCCGCTGCGGCTGTTCGCTGACCGCAACCGCGCCGGTGGCTACGTCGTGCTGCTGTTCGTTCTGGCCGCGGGCAACGGCATGTTCTTCTTTCTCACCCAGTTCCTGCAGCAGGTCCGCGGGTACAGCCCGCTGCAGGCGGGATTCGCCTTCGTGCCGCTGGCCCTCGTGATCCTGGCCTCTTCCGGTGTAGCGGCCCGGCTGCTGCCGCGCCTGGGTGCCAAGACGCTGATTGCCGTCGGCGCAGGGGCGATCAGCCTGGCTCTGCTGTGGATGACGCAGCTGACGCCCCGGACCGACTACGCCACGGCGCTGCTCGGCCCCATGATGATCGCCGGTCTTGGCATGGGCACCTTGCTGGTAGGAGCCACCACCGTGTTGTCCTCCGGGATCCGGGCCGAGGATGCCGGTGCCGCCTCGGGCCTGCTCAATGTCATGCAGCAGATCGGTGGTGCGCTGGGGCTGGCCATCCTCGTCACGGTGTTCGGCGCAGCCACGCGCGCTTCGCGTGGACCGGCCCACCAGGTCCTCACCGAGGGAGTCACCGCGGCCTTCACCGTCGCAGCCGTATTCACCGCCGGCGCAGTCCTCCTGGCCCTGACCATGAAGAACCGGCCGGCTCCCACAGCCGAATCCGAATCCGCAGCCGCAGAGGAGCTCACCCGATGA
- a CDS encoding MFS transporter → MSDTPTQQATNARRAVSYFFTLLGTASGAWAARIPAVKHDLGLSDGQLSYGLLAIAAGLVIGMRFAGRLTDRLGSARLLTPAAVATSLALIPPGYAPTLPLLITALFLYGLINASLDVAMNAHGVEVERAYRRPIMSSFHGMYSVGGLIGAGIGGLFAWLDLSAGTTLAATGIPLALISLYARRHLLPTPHPTTRPTTPPTRARWSGWIVLMGVVAFAGLVGEGAAVDWTAVYLFEDLHAPQGIAALGFAVFSTAMTVGRFAGDRLALHLGPVRLVRYSGLIAALGLATALLIGQIPVAITGFALFGLGLATIVPQVFSAAGNHDPARAGEAIAQVATVGYAGLVAGPAIIGGAAEIIGLPGALAIPTLLAAFMAASAGALRPRTRTLS, encoded by the coding sequence GTGAGCGACACACCCACCCAGCAGGCCACCAACGCCCGCCGAGCCGTGTCCTACTTCTTCACCCTCCTCGGCACCGCCTCCGGCGCCTGGGCCGCCCGCATCCCCGCCGTCAAACACGACCTCGGCCTCAGCGACGGACAACTCAGCTACGGCCTCCTGGCCATCGCCGCCGGCCTCGTCATCGGCATGCGCTTCGCCGGACGCCTCACCGACCGCCTCGGCAGCGCCCGCCTCCTCACCCCCGCCGCCGTCGCCACCTCCCTCGCCCTCATCCCCCCCGGCTACGCCCCCACCCTCCCCCTCCTCATCACCGCCCTGTTCCTGTACGGCCTCATCAACGCCTCCCTCGACGTCGCCATGAACGCCCACGGCGTCGAAGTCGAACGCGCCTACCGCCGCCCCATCATGTCTTCCTTCCACGGCATGTACAGCGTCGGCGGCCTCATCGGCGCAGGCATCGGCGGACTGTTCGCCTGGCTCGACCTCAGCGCCGGCACCACCCTGGCCGCCACCGGCATCCCCCTCGCCCTCATCTCCCTCTACGCCCGACGCCACCTCCTGCCCACCCCCCACCCCACCACCCGACCCACCACACCCCCCACCCGCGCCCGCTGGTCAGGCTGGATCGTCCTCATGGGCGTCGTCGCCTTCGCCGGACTCGTCGGCGAAGGCGCAGCCGTCGACTGGACCGCCGTCTACCTCTTCGAAGACCTCCACGCCCCCCAAGGCATCGCCGCCCTCGGCTTCGCCGTCTTCTCCACCGCCATGACCGTCGGCCGCTTCGCCGGAGACCGCCTCGCCCTCCACCTCGGCCCCGTCCGCCTGGTCCGCTACTCCGGCCTCATCGCCGCCCTCGGCCTGGCCACCGCCCTGCTCATCGGCCAGATCCCCGTCGCCATCACCGGCTTCGCCCTGTTCGGCCTCGGCCTGGCCACCATCGTCCCCCAGGTCTTCTCCGCCGCCGGAAACCACGACCCCGCCCGCGCGGGAGAGGCCATCGCCCAGGTCGCCACCGTCGGCTACGCCGGACTCGTCGCCGGGCCCGCCATCATCGGCGGCGCCGCCGAGATCATCGGCCTGCCCGGCGCCCTGGCCATCCCCACCCTGCTGGCCGCCTTCATGGCCGCCTCGGCCGGTGCCCTGCGCCCCCGCACCCGCACCCTCTCCTGA
- a CDS encoding MarR family winged helix-turn-helix transcriptional regulator encodes MSVNDERDQLIHRIGAIQRDLGRLLAQHRPPSPLFDSNLTMRQLKVVMILSFQDSASGQDLAHHLGVGLGTVTGIVDRLIGHGLVTRREDPNDRRIRRVELTPAGHALTEQLADAGLADFRRLLQLLDTPTLHDLSTVMDKIQAAALTLTSNQDHLKTG; translated from the coding sequence GTGAGTGTGAACGACGAACGCGACCAGCTGATCCACCGGATCGGCGCAATCCAACGCGACCTGGGACGACTCCTCGCCCAGCACCGCCCCCCCTCACCCCTGTTCGACTCCAACCTCACCATGCGCCAACTCAAGGTCGTCATGATCCTGTCCTTCCAGGACTCCGCCTCCGGCCAGGACCTCGCCCACCACCTCGGCGTCGGCCTCGGCACCGTCACCGGCATCGTCGATCGCCTCATCGGCCACGGCCTCGTCACCCGCCGCGAGGACCCCAACGACCGCCGCATCCGCCGCGTCGAACTCACCCCCGCCGGCCACGCCCTCACCGAACAGCTCGCCGACGCCGGCCTCGCCGACTTCCGCCGCCTCCTCCAACTCCTCGACACCCCCACCCTCCACGACCTGTCCACCGTCATGGACAAGATCCAGGCTGCCGCCCTCACCCTCACCAGCAACCAAGACCACCTGAAAACAGGATGA
- a CDS encoding efflux RND transporter permease subunit produces MTALARLSLANRSLVIMIAVVLSAFGAFAIPSLKQQLLPSLSFPGAFVVAAYPGASPEIVEEQVTEPIENSFQGVEGVTEVTSTSAEGVSQVQVAFEYGTDIDAAVGEMQQAVSRIGAQLPDGVDPQVLAGGTDDIPVLVLAVEAGGDERAMADRLERIMVPELQGIEGVREATVTGTREETVVVTPDAKKLAARGLAPTAVTDALRGNGQPVPAGSLVEDKASLTVQVGRRIASVEDLRNLYLVPAAPVQAQVPQQAQLQQLQQGRQAPGQGAARVPQQVRRPAAPQPVKLGEVADVERSPAQRTSLTRTNGEPSLGVSVTMTPDGNAVAISHAVREKLPEIVRAIGDSSEVTVVFDQAPYVERSIEDLTTEGLLGLAFAVLVILVFLLSVRSTLVTAVSIPLSVVIALMALWLGDYSLNMLTLGALTIAVGRVVDDSIVVLENIKRHLGYGEAKRDAVVAGVREVSGAVTASTLTTVAVFLPIAVVGGMVGQLFAPFAITVTVALLASLLVSLTVIPVLAYWFLKAPVLGAEQARVVREEAEAKELRSPLQRAYLPVLRFATRRRLVTVLVGVVVFVGTMGLAGRLETNFLDSSGQNTVSISQRMPAGTDLATTDAAAKKVEEVLSSFEEVEDYQVNVGSGGGFMGAASGGGGDRASYSVTVAEGVDTAVLEGELRDRLKGLADAGEITVGGAQGGPGGGSTNQLQVIVQAPDDATLRSAAEAVRGAMAALGGLRDVSSNLEASAERVEVRVDRRKAAAKGLTETQIGQLVAQRFRGAPLGQVTVDGRASDLIVRTGEAPQDVKAIGALKLPSAAGEVELADVAKVAKVEGPTQVTRIDGERSATVSGTATGSDLGSVTSALTAKLEALALPAGASFTIGGVSADQAEAFGQLGLAMLAAIAIVFMIMVATFRSFVQPLVLLVSVPFAATGAIGLLLATGTPMGVPALIGMLMLIGIVVTNAIVLIDLINQYRQQGLGVVEAVMEGGRRRLRPILMTAVATIFALIPMALGLTGSGGFISQPLAIVVIGGLLSSTLLTLVLVPTLYVMVERTKERFGRRSAGGRHGAEVKVYDAGELTATR; encoded by the coding sequence ATGACCGCCTTGGCCAGGTTGAGCCTTGCCAACCGCAGCCTCGTCATAATGATCGCGGTCGTGTTGAGCGCGTTCGGCGCCTTCGCGATCCCGTCGCTGAAACAGCAGTTGCTGCCCTCGCTCTCCTTCCCCGGCGCGTTCGTGGTCGCCGCTTATCCGGGTGCCTCCCCTGAGATCGTGGAGGAGCAGGTCACCGAGCCGATCGAGAACAGCTTCCAGGGGGTGGAGGGTGTCACGGAGGTGACGTCCACCTCGGCTGAGGGGGTGTCGCAGGTTCAGGTGGCGTTCGAGTACGGCACCGACATCGACGCGGCGGTCGGGGAGATGCAGCAGGCGGTGTCGCGGATCGGCGCCCAGCTGCCGGACGGGGTGGATCCGCAGGTGCTGGCGGGCGGGACCGATGACATCCCGGTGCTGGTGCTGGCGGTGGAGGCCGGCGGTGACGAGCGGGCGATGGCTGATCGGCTTGAGCGGATCATGGTGCCGGAGCTGCAGGGCATCGAGGGTGTCCGTGAGGCCACGGTGACCGGTACGCGGGAGGAGACCGTGGTGGTCACTCCGGATGCCAAGAAGCTGGCGGCGCGGGGGTTGGCGCCGACGGCGGTGACCGATGCGCTGCGGGGCAACGGTCAGCCGGTCCCGGCGGGGAGTCTGGTGGAGGACAAGGCGTCGCTGACGGTTCAGGTGGGCCGGCGGATCGCCTCGGTGGAGGATCTGCGCAATCTCTATCTGGTGCCTGCGGCTCCGGTGCAGGCGCAGGTGCCGCAGCAGGCGCAGCTTCAGCAGCTTCAGCAGGGGCGTCAGGCGCCGGGTCAGGGTGCGGCGCGGGTGCCGCAGCAGGTGCGGCGTCCGGCGGCGCCGCAGCCGGTGAAGCTGGGGGAGGTGGCCGATGTCGAGCGGTCGCCTGCGCAGCGTACTTCGTTGACGCGTACCAATGGTGAGCCGAGCCTCGGGGTCTCGGTGACGATGACGCCTGACGGCAACGCGGTGGCGATCTCTCATGCGGTGCGGGAGAAGTTGCCGGAGATCGTGCGGGCGATCGGTGATTCCTCCGAGGTGACGGTGGTCTTCGACCAGGCGCCGTATGTGGAGCGTTCGATCGAGGATCTGACGACCGAGGGACTGCTGGGGCTGGCCTTCGCGGTGCTGGTCATTTTGGTCTTCTTGTTGTCGGTGCGTTCGACGCTGGTGACGGCGGTGTCGATCCCGCTGTCGGTGGTGATCGCGTTGATGGCGCTGTGGCTGGGGGATTACTCCCTCAACATGCTGACGCTGGGGGCGCTGACGATCGCGGTGGGCCGGGTGGTGGACGACTCGATCGTGGTGTTGGAGAACATCAAGCGGCATCTGGGGTACGGCGAGGCCAAGCGTGACGCCGTTGTGGCGGGTGTGCGTGAGGTGAGCGGGGCGGTGACGGCCTCGACGCTGACGACGGTGGCGGTGTTCCTGCCGATCGCGGTGGTCGGCGGCATGGTGGGGCAGCTGTTCGCGCCGTTCGCGATCACGGTGACGGTGGCGCTGCTGGCGTCGTTGCTGGTGTCGTTGACGGTGATCCCGGTGCTGGCCTACTGGTTCTTGAAGGCGCCGGTGCTCGGTGCGGAGCAGGCGCGTGTGGTGCGTGAGGAGGCCGAGGCCAAGGAGCTGCGTAGTCCGTTGCAGCGGGCTTATCTGCCGGTTCTGCGGTTCGCGACGCGGCGGCGGCTGGTCACGGTCCTGGTCGGTGTTGTGGTCTTCGTGGGGACGATGGGGCTGGCCGGGCGGTTGGAGACCAACTTCCTGGACTCCTCGGGTCAGAACACGGTCTCCATCAGTCAGCGGATGCCGGCCGGTACGGATCTGGCGACCACGGACGCGGCGGCCAAGAAGGTGGAGGAGGTGCTGTCGTCTTTCGAGGAGGTGGAGGATTACCAGGTCAACGTGGGCTCCGGTGGCGGGTTCATGGGGGCGGCCAGTGGGGGTGGCGGTGATCGGGCCTCTTATTCGGTGACGGTGGCCGAGGGGGTCGACACCGCTGTGCTGGAGGGGGAGCTGCGTGATCGGCTCAAGGGGCTGGCGGATGCCGGTGAGATCACTGTGGGCGGCGCCCAGGGGGGTCCGGGGGGTGGTTCGACCAACCAGCTTCAGGTGATCGTGCAGGCTCCGGACGATGCGACGCTGCGCAGCGCCGCCGAGGCGGTGCGCGGTGCGATGGCCGCCCTGGGCGGACTGCGGGATGTCTCCTCAAACCTGGAGGCCAGCGCTGAGCGTGTCGAGGTCCGGGTGGATCGCAGGAAGGCCGCGGCCAAGGGGCTGACCGAGACGCAGATCGGTCAGTTGGTGGCGCAGCGCTTCCGCGGTGCGCCGCTGGGCCAGGTGACCGTGGACGGGCGGGCCAGTGATCTGATCGTGCGGACCGGTGAGGCGCCGCAGGATGTGAAGGCGATCGGTGCTCTGAAGCTGCCCAGCGCGGCTGGGGAGGTCGAGCTGGCGGATGTGGCGAAGGTGGCCAAGGTCGAGGGTCCGACGCAGGTGACGCGGATCGACGGTGAGCGCAGCGCGACGGTCTCGGGTACGGCCACCGGCAGCGACCTGGGCAGTGTGACGTCGGCTCTGACGGCGAAGCTGGAGGCTCTGGCGTTGCCGGCGGGGGCGAGCTTCACCATCGGCGGTGTCAGCGCCGACCAGGCGGAGGCGTTCGGTCAGCTGGGGCTGGCGATGCTGGCGGCCATCGCGATCGTCTTCATGATCATGGTGGCGACGTTCCGGAGTTTCGTGCAGCCGTTGGTGCTGCTGGTGTCGGTGCCGTTCGCGGCGACGGGTGCGATCGGTCTGCTGCTGGCCACGGGCACTCCGATGGGTGTCCCGGCGCTGATCGGCATGTTGATGCTGATCGGCATCGTGGTGACCAACGCCATCGTGCTGATCGACCTGATCAACCAGTACCGGCAGCAGGGGCTGGGCGTGGTGGAGGCGGTGATGGAGGGCGGCCGGCGGCGTCTGCGGCCGATCCTGATGACCGCGGTGGCGACGATCTTCGCGTTGATCCCGATGGCGCTGGGTCTGACGGGGTCGGGCGGGTTCATCTCCCAGCCGCTTGCGATCGTGGTGATCGGTGGTCTGCTGTCGTCGACGCTGCTGACGCTGGTGCTGGTGCCGACGCTGTATGTGATGGTGGAGCGGACCAAGGAGCGGTTCGGCCGGCGTTCGGCGGGGGGCAGGCACGGGGCCGAGGTGAAGGTCTACGACGCCGGTGAGCTGACCGCGACGCGGTAG